From bacterium, one genomic window encodes:
- a CDS encoding FlgD immunoglobulin-like domain containing protein produces the protein MDRTNSRFPTRTRRGAMFLVALFAVAWAGDAAARTFTASSGLRVRIHTPADLAAYIVHADGALLLRHPALGEIELLQGPDDPRLARRDIDGFQPLPEDVVADALDDLQHLQVDLDVDVFLLPAPPAEVLGSFARGGAIVLSPAFGPVAASTVADVTVHELGHVLTWACFDRRPEQWRRYLELRGLAGGDHGPDAPHAQRAREILAEDIRFLFGGELATASGAIENASLVTPDQVDGLQAFLSESLGSGPVVAPSLACTAFPNPCNPLTTVAMTLPADASGDAGTALLTVYDLRGQAVRTVRGGEIRNGRLLVSWDGDDDAGRPAASGRYAYALTWQRTAGRGTVTVAR, from the coding sequence ATGGACCGGACGAACTCACGATTCCCGACTCGGACCCGTCGCGGCGCGATGTTCCTGGTGGCGTTGTTCGCCGTCGCCTGGGCCGGCGACGCCGCCGCCCGGACCTTCACCGCGTCCAGCGGCCTGCGCGTCCGCATCCACACCCCCGCCGACCTGGCTGCCTACATCGTCCACGCGGACGGCGCGCTGCTGCTGCGCCACCCGGCCCTCGGCGAGATCGAACTGCTCCAGGGCCCGGACGATCCGCGCCTGGCCCGTCGCGACATCGACGGGTTCCAGCCTCTGCCCGAGGACGTCGTCGCCGACGCGCTGGACGATCTGCAGCACCTGCAGGTCGACCTCGACGTCGACGTGTTCCTGCTGCCCGCCCCCCCGGCCGAGGTGCTCGGCAGTTTCGCGCGCGGTGGCGCCATCGTGCTGTCGCCGGCCTTCGGGCCCGTCGCCGCGAGCACCGTGGCCGACGTGACGGTCCACGAGCTCGGCCACGTGCTGACCTGGGCCTGCTTCGACCGCCGCCCCGAGCAGTGGCGCCGCTACCTCGAGCTGCGCGGCCTCGCCGGCGGCGATCACGGCCCCGACGCCCCGCACGCGCAGCGGGCCCGCGAGATCCTGGCCGAGGACATCCGCTTCCTCTTCGGCGGCGAGCTGGCGACCGCCAGCGGCGCCATCGAGAACGCATCCCTGGTCACCCCCGACCAGGTCGACGGCCTCCAGGCGTTCCTGAGCGAATCGCTGGGCAGCGGCCCGGTCGTCGCCCCGTCGCTCGCCTGCACCGCGTTCCCCAACCCCTGCAACCCCCTGACCACCGTCGCGATGACCCTGCCCGCCGACGCATCCGGCGACGCGGGCACTGCGCTGTTGACCGTCTACGACCTGCGCGGCCAGGCCGTCCGCACGGTGCGCGGCGGGGAGATCCGCAACGGCCGCCTGCTGGTGTCCTGGGACGGCGACGACGACGCCGGCCGGCCGGCGGCGTCCGGACGCTACGCCTATGCGCTGACTTGGCAACGGACCGCGGGACGCGGCACCGTCACCGTCGCGCGCTGA
- a CDS encoding zf-HC2 domain-containing protein translates to MKTGMQQPAPPECRLARDRMQDYLDQALPKRESLAVFLHVRECGGCRAQLETLQALYARLGDMPPIEAPADFDARILAAVPYENYRAMAPLRSPRVPILLEHESLPAWLRSRSVRLVGLLAAAAALTAAASGAAAGTAAWTVAGVGCLPELSVRLQNLTRRVYVATVHRSIPR, encoded by the coding sequence ATGAAGACCGGAATGCAGCAACCCGCGCCGCCGGAATGCCGGCTGGCGCGCGACAGGATGCAGGACTACCTCGACCAGGCCCTCCCGAAACGGGAGTCCCTGGCCGTGTTCCTGCACGTGCGCGAGTGCGGCGGCTGCCGCGCGCAGCTCGAGACGCTCCAGGCGCTCTACGCGCGGTTGGGCGACATGCCGCCGATCGAGGCGCCCGCCGATTTCGACGCCCGCATCCTGGCCGCGGTGCCCTACGAGAACTACCGGGCCATGGCCCCGCTGCGCAGCCCGCGGGTGCCCATCCTGCTGGAACACGAGAGCCTGCCGGCCTGGTTGAGGTCGCGGTCGGTGCGGCTCGTCGGCCTGCTCGCCGCGGCTGCCGCTTTGACCGCTGCCGCCTCGGGCGCCGCCGCGGGGACCGCCGCCTGGACGGTCGCCGGCGTCGGTTGCCTGCCCGAACTGTCGGTCCGCCTGCAGAATCTGACCCGGAGGGTCTATGTCGCGACGGTGCACAGGTCGATCCCGCGCTGA
- a CDS encoding sigma-70 family RNA polymerase sigma factor — MFDRNEDLKLVRRCKRGEEAAFAELLGRYRNAIYGLCFRMTRRAEDARDLAQEVFIKVFSLLDRFDETYAFSSWIFRIATNHCIDHLRRNRMRFLSLDGFTGPDGEPMDLPLPDDGPGPDRLLERSEAMERLEEVVADLPPHYKVIILLRHDQDLSYEDIAVVLDLPLGTVKARIHRARAMIQQMLQARSYEI; from the coding sequence ATGTTCGATCGCAACGAGGACCTGAAGCTGGTCCGCCGCTGCAAGCGCGGCGAGGAGGCGGCGTTCGCCGAACTCCTCGGGCGTTACCGCAACGCCATCTACGGGCTGTGCTTCCGGATGACGCGGCGGGCCGAGGACGCCCGGGACCTCGCCCAGGAAGTCTTCATCAAGGTCTTCTCGCTGCTCGACCGGTTCGACGAGACCTACGCCTTCTCGAGCTGGATCTTCCGGATCGCCACCAACCACTGCATCGACCACCTGCGCCGCAACCGCATGCGGTTCTTGTCGTTGGACGGTTTTACCGGCCCCGACGGCGAACCCATGGACCTGCCGCTGCCCGACGACGGTCCCGGCCCCGACCGGCTGCTCGAACGCAGCGAAGCGATGGAACGGCTGGAGGAGGTCGTCGCCGACCTGCCCCCTCATTACAAGGTCATCATCCTGCTGCGGCACGACCAGGATCTGTCCTACGAGGACATCGCGGTGGTCCTGGACCTGCCCCTCGGCACGGTCAAGGCCCGGATCCACCGGGCCCGGGCCATGATCCAGCAGATGTTGCAGGCCCGCTCCTATGAGATATGA
- a CDS encoding agmatine deiminase family protein: MHRNAVAPLRLSYLVLALALGLSPAVAAAGGDPPPERDVDNLEDLLPRRETLREREAWRGLESLMPRRGTLADPPPAAPVRNVAEWEPATGVLIRYPLGLPYALLRDLDDVVTLHVVVSSASQAAAQANLSANGVDLGSVQFLVRPNDSIWTRDYGPWFVFDGAGDLAIVDHVYNRPYRPNDDLIPIHFAEQQGLPVHSHDMYHTGGNYMTDGDHVGSSTRLVYDEAAAANGMDAAEVDQLMADYYGLQQYTVVDDIESGGIHHIDTWAKFLDEETVLVKQVWPAHHTYAALEQRATLLASLTASTGRNYRVHRVTCQDIGGGSPASYTNSLVLNRRIYVPLFGNAAGDTAALQAYRAAAPGHDVRGFAHAGFLTDDALHCRVMGVFDRGMLRVEHAPPTGEVVGPADLQALVTAHSGEALTAVDLVYRPAGGAWTSVPMTDLGGGARLGRIPAPDADTDVEYYVLAADASGRQASSPRAAPVVRHALRLLAPTTSVDASPAASVRVAAPWPNPANPTVGFRFELREAAPVRLSVVDARGRLVRRLLDGGPHPAGPTDLVWDGRDDAGRPAASGVYTFVLEAAGLRHHRPVTLVR; the protein is encoded by the coding sequence ATGCACCGCAACGCCGTCGCGCCCCTGCGCCTGTCGTACCTGGTCCTCGCCCTGGCCCTGGGCCTGTCGCCCGCCGTCGCCGCCGCGGGCGGCGACCCGCCGCCGGAGCGGGACGTCGACAACCTGGAAGACCTGCTGCCCCGGCGCGAGACGCTCCGCGAGCGGGAGGCCTGGCGCGGCCTGGAGTCGCTGATGCCGCGGCGCGGCACGCTCGCCGACCCGCCGCCCGCCGCGCCGGTGCGCAACGTCGCGGAGTGGGAGCCGGCCACCGGCGTGCTGATCCGCTACCCGCTGGGCCTGCCCTACGCGCTGCTGCGCGACCTGGACGATGTCGTGACGCTCCACGTCGTGGTGTCCAGCGCCTCCCAGGCGGCGGCGCAGGCCAACCTGTCGGCCAACGGCGTGGACCTCGGAAGCGTCCAGTTCCTCGTGCGCCCCAACGACTCGATCTGGACGCGCGACTACGGCCCCTGGTTCGTCTTCGACGGCGCGGGTGACCTGGCGATCGTGGACCACGTCTACAACCGGCCCTACCGGCCGAACGACGACCTGATCCCGATCCACTTCGCCGAGCAGCAGGGCCTGCCGGTCCACAGCCACGACATGTACCACACCGGCGGCAACTACATGACCGACGGCGACCACGTCGGCAGTTCCACGCGGCTCGTCTACGACGAGGCCGCCGCGGCCAACGGCATGGACGCGGCCGAGGTCGACCAGTTGATGGCCGACTATTACGGCCTTCAGCAGTACACGGTCGTGGACGACATCGAGTCCGGCGGCATCCACCACATCGACACCTGGGCCAAGTTCCTGGACGAGGAGACGGTCCTGGTCAAGCAGGTCTGGCCCGCCCACCACACGTACGCCGCGCTCGAGCAGCGCGCGACGCTGCTGGCGTCGCTCACCGCCTCCACCGGCCGCAACTACCGCGTCCACCGCGTGACCTGCCAGGACATCGGCGGCGGCAGCCCGGCCTCCTACACCAACAGCCTGGTTCTGAACCGCCGCATCTACGTGCCGCTGTTCGGGAACGCGGCCGGCGACACGGCCGCCCTGCAGGCCTACCGTGCGGCCGCGCCCGGCCACGACGTCCGCGGCTTCGCCCACGCCGGCTTCCTCACCGACGACGCGCTGCACTGCCGGGTCATGGGCGTGTTCGACCGCGGCATGCTGCGCGTGGAGCACGCGCCGCCGACCGGCGAGGTCGTCGGCCCCGCCGACCTGCAGGCCCTCGTCACGGCGCACAGCGGGGAAGCGTTGACGGCCGTGGACCTGGTCTACCGCCCGGCCGGCGGCGCCTGGACGAGCGTGCCGATGACCGACCTGGGCGGCGGCGCGCGCCTCGGGCGGATCCCGGCGCCGGACGCGGACACGGACGTCGAGTACTACGTGCTGGCCGCCGACGCGTCCGGCCGCCAAGCGTCGTCGCCCCGCGCCGCACCGGTCGTCCGCCACGCGCTGCGCCTGCTGGCGCCGACCACGTCCGTCGATGCTTCGCCGGCTGCGTCCGTACGGGTCGCCGCGCCCTGGCCGAACCCCGCCAACCCGACGGTCGGCTTCCGGTTCGAACTGCGCGAAGCGGCGCCGGTCCGCCTGTCGGTGGTGGACGCGCGCGGCCGCCTGGTGCGTCGGCTGCTGGACGGCGGCCCGCACCCGGCGGGCCCGACGGACCTGGTCTGGGACGGCCGCGACGATGCCGGCCGGCCCGCGGCTTCGGGCGTCTACACCTTCGTGCTCGAGGCGGCCGGCCTGCGTCATCACCGCCCGGTCACGCTCGTGCGCTGA
- the eno gene encoding phosphopyruvate hydratase — translation MTNIEAIQARQILDSRGNPTVEVDVFLDGGDVGRAAVPSGASTGEHEAIELRDGDPDVYHGKGVLKAVQNIQEIIEPELLDIDATDQVLVDRILCELDGTPNKSKLGANAILGVSLAVAQAASKAVSLPFYQYLGGVAARTLPVPMMNVLNGGAHADNNVDIQEFMIMPTGASCFAEALQMGAEVFHTLRKVLTEMGLSTGVGDEGGFAPNLRSNREALDVLMKAIEKAGYRPGEDIGLALDCAASGFFKDGRYTLQAEGGEAWEAGRLIKWYESLVGSYPIVSIEDGLDENDWEGWGALSESLAGRIQIVGDDLFVTNPERLRRGIEEGCANSILIKLNQIGTLTETLETIEIAKRAAYTNVVSHRSGETEDVTIANLAVATNAGQIKTGSLCRSERIAKYNELLRIEEELGDLAVYPGKGCFYNLD, via the coding sequence ATGACGAACATCGAAGCGATCCAGGCCCGCCAGATCCTCGATTCCCGCGGCAATCCGACCGTCGAGGTCGACGTCTTCCTGGATGGGGGCGACGTGGGTCGGGCGGCCGTGCCCAGCGGCGCCTCCACCGGCGAGCACGAGGCCATCGAGCTGCGCGACGGCGATCCGGACGTCTACCACGGCAAGGGCGTGCTGAAGGCCGTGCAGAACATCCAGGAGATCATCGAACCCGAGCTGCTGGACATCGACGCCACCGACCAGGTGCTGGTCGACCGCATCCTCTGCGAGCTGGACGGGACGCCGAACAAGTCGAAGCTGGGCGCCAACGCGATCCTCGGTGTGTCCCTGGCCGTGGCCCAGGCGGCGTCGAAGGCGGTCTCGCTGCCCTTCTACCAGTACCTCGGGGGCGTGGCGGCGCGCACCCTGCCCGTGCCGATGATGAACGTCCTGAACGGGGGCGCCCACGCCGACAACAACGTGGACATCCAGGAGTTCATGATCATGCCCACCGGCGCCTCCTGCTTCGCCGAGGCCCTGCAGATGGGCGCGGAGGTCTTCCACACGCTGCGCAAGGTGCTGACGGAGATGGGCCTGTCCACCGGCGTCGGGGACGAGGGCGGCTTCGCGCCCAACCTGCGCAGCAACCGCGAGGCCCTGGACGTGCTGATGAAGGCCATCGAGAAGGCCGGCTACCGCCCCGGCGAGGACATCGGCTTGGCCCTGGACTGCGCCGCGAGCGGCTTCTTCAAGGACGGGCGCTACACGCTGCAGGCCGAGGGCGGCGAGGCGTGGGAGGCCGGCCGCCTGATCAAGTGGTACGAGTCGCTGGTGGGCTCCTACCCCATCGTCTCGATCGAGGACGGGCTCGACGAGAACGACTGGGAGGGCTGGGGCGCCCTGAGCGAGAGCCTGGCCGGGCGCATCCAGATCGTCGGCGACGACCTCTTCGTGACCAACCCCGAACGGCTGCGCCGCGGGATCGAGGAGGGCTGCGCGAACAGCATCCTGATCAAGCTGAACCAGATCGGGACGCTGACCGAGACGCTCGAGACGATCGAGATCGCGAAGCGCGCGGCCTACACGAACGTCGTCAGCCACCGCAGCGGCGAGACCGAGGACGTGACCATCGCCAACCTGGCGGTCGCGACCAACGCCGGCCAGATCAAGACCGGTTCGCTGTGCCGCAGCGAGCGCATCGCGAAGTACAACGAGCTGCTGCGCATCGAGGAGGAGCTCGGCGACCTGGCGGTCTACCCCGGCAAGGGCTGCTTCTACAACCTGGATTGA